One genomic region from Asterias amurensis chromosome 7, ASM3211899v1 encodes:
- the LOC139940035 gene encoding fibronectin-like: MKSFSQAAATTGREIWVAHTTRGASKRLLASFVVLLAVACVYSTPTIECPVDKQDDADSGESTTSVALNTPTVANADVRCDWQSSDIFSIGTTAVTCTATDDDGNTATCVYYVIITDNQPPTIDNVPTDVRVSISLEDLKFPNAGAVAKWQAPATIDNSNLVTLSSTHQSGETFPIGETTVKYTAIDRAGNTVDKSFSVRVLVKPPDDDVFVTGARSDNSMACMTLFWPETGDQETESYGLFFWKQGDSRPLSEQRKIQTADASKTYVKYEHCGLLPGELYNVEVQNEPASEIVGKLQFWTKPNLVQLRSPETNAVNTSFDLSWELSSDNVDQYLLQVHNYYGNGNVYAEYFTKTTDRTRIEGLPPGTQVMVFISAVVGSGDMRQKGATSRYGPPFTTALPAVDELIAYNYTESTIAVAWGVSDINSPLLSSSEPFMIFINSEGTEESFQIISSGPLVAEFTGLEPNTDYEIKVIHNVMQVGLTTTQKTRPVRANNVRATAIESSSITLEWEQSTTEGVKYELYISPGERSDPIPPEAETSHTFSQLKNNTEYFIKIVATYDGMKSVPKTLLVTTGVTKPTVPSSALTTLIIVAAVLGSLVLVLALVILVACIKLRRLQKNSPQVNAKVGQTNVAMDTPRGPSRGGKPDKQEQQQDYGGEYAEPAELGISQLNYVRRDDKPIKSQYHNSSVLAGIMMFGKNKPTK; this comes from the exons ATGAAGAGTTTTTCCCAGGCAGCTG CCACCACGGGAAGAGAGATTTGGGTCGCACACACTACAAGAGGGGCTTCAAAGAGGCTGCTCGCCTCGTTTGTTGTATTACTGGCTGTGGCGTGTGTTT ACTCGACCCCTACCATTGAATGTCCAGTCGATAAACAGGATGATGCCGACAGCGGTGAAAGCACAACATCAGTAGCATTAAATACACCTACTGTCGCAAACGCCGACGTACGGTGTGATTGGCAAAGCTCAGACATTTTCAGTATTGGTACAACGGCCGTAACGTGTACAGCCACAGACGATGATGGGAACACGGCTACGTGCGTATACTACGTCATCATTACCG ACAACCAGCCCCCCACTATCGACAACGTCCCTACAGATGTACGAGTGAGCATTTCTCTAGAGGACTTGAAGTTTCCGAATGCTGGAGCCGTAGCTAAGTGGCAAGCCCCGGCGACCATTGACAATTCCAACCTGGTAACTCTTTCATCAACACACCAATCTGGTGAAACGTTCCCTATCGGTGAGACCACTGTGAAGTATACAGCAATAGACAGAGCGGGTAACACCGTTGACAAGTCGTTCAGTGTCAGAGTGTTGG TTAAACCACCAGATGATGATGTGTTTGTTACTGGAGCAAGAAGCGATAACAGCATGGCTTGTATGACATTGTTCTGGCCTGAGACGGGGGACCAAGAAACCGAAAGCTACGGCTTATTCTTTTGGAAGCAG GGGGACTCCCGACCGTTGAGCGAACAACGAAAAATCCAAACTGCAGATGCGAGTAAAACATACGTTAAGTATGAACATTGCGGTCTTCTTCCGGGCGAGTTGTACAACGTTGAAGTACAGAATGAGCCAGCCTCGGAGATTGTTGGGAAATTGCAATTCTGGACAA AGCCGAATCTGGTCCAGCTTCGGAGTCCAGAGACGAATGCAGTTAATACATCATTTGATTTGTCTTGGGAACTGAGTTCTGATAACGTGGATCAATATCTTCTACAAGTACATAACTACTATGGCAATGGTAATGTGTATGCTGAGTACTTTACCAAGACGACTGATCGCACACGTATTGAGGGGCTTCCGCCCGGTACTCAGGTCATGGTGTTTATATCAGCTGTGGTTGGTTCCGGTGATATGCGTCAAAAAGGGGCTACCAGCCGTTACGGTCCGCCGTTCACAACAG CACTTCCTGCAGTAGACGAACTCATTGCGTACAACTACACGGAGTCCACCATAGCAGTAGCGTGGGGAGTGTCTGACATCAACAGCCCACTGTTAAGTTCCTCGGAGCCTTTTATGATATTCATCAATTCCGAAGGAACCGAGGAGAGCTTTCAAATCATCTCGAGCGGCCCTCTTGTGGCTGAGTTCACGGGTCTTGAGCCCAATACCGACTACGAGATTAAAGTGATCCATAATGTGATGCAGGTGGGACTGACTACAACGCAGAAAACAA GACCGGTGAGGGCAAACAACGTGCGAGCGACTGCCATCGAGTCTAGTTCCATAACGCTTGAATGGGAACAGTCGACGACAGAGGGCGTCAAGTACGAGTTGTACATCTCACCCGGTGAAAGATCAGATCCCATTCCACCAGAAGCAGAGACAAG CCACACTTTCAGCCAGCTGAAGAATAACACCGAGTACTTCATCAAGATTGTTGCTACCTACGATGGTATGAAGAGTGTCCCTAAGACTCTGTTGGTAACCACTGGAGTGACAAAGCCTACAGTTCCTAGCTCTG CTTTAACCACGTTAATTATAGTTGCAGCTGTTCTTGGTAGTCTTGTTCTTGTGCTGGCATTGGTCATCCTCGTCGCCTGCATCAAGCTACGGAGACTTCAG AAAAACTCTCCACAGGTTAATGCAAAAGTTGGTCAAACAAACGTAGCCATGGACACACCACGTGGACCAAGCAGAGGGGGCAAACCC GACAAGCAAGAGCAGCAGCAGGACTACGGTGGTGAGTATGCTGAGCCAGCAGAGCTGGGAATCAGCCAACTCAACTATGTAAGAAGAGACGACAAACCAATTAAATCTCAATACCACAACTCATCTGTCTTGGCAGGAATAATGATGTTCGGGAAGAACAAGCCCACGAAATAA